One stretch of Streptomyces sp. NBC_00443 DNA includes these proteins:
- a CDS encoding MFS transporter: protein MPSASSPASDSGVSDSGRPAPSSLWRNPDFRRLWLGQTASQLGEHASLVVLPLFAVLTLHASAGQLGALRAVGQAPILLLSLFVGAWVDRWRTRTTMVLTDIGRALALAAAALAGFGGWLGLPLLLALAFAVGALSVFFDVAYQASLVRLVERDQLVRGNSALEGSRSAAQIGGPALGGTLVSLLSAPLAAASSAMFFALSFLSIRRIRRSESLPDRPGHPHPPRVWRQIHEGLRFVAGSTALRTVCLASAAFQFSFAAMMTVYLLFLPRELHLSGTVVGLALAAAGPGALLGSLLAARLPSRFGHGAVLVGAAALGDGAFLWVPALHGSSAATVAALLAIGFVFGFGGQLVNVTVMAVRQAVTPDGMQGRAAATITFVGGGLTPLGSLLGGFLAEEWGLRTSLLVTAAGMMLSPVIMALSPLALLGRELPVAHGAPAFNSKGDSRRCGAWWRGRSRSASRRRPGGSG, encoded by the coding sequence GTGCCGTCCGCTTCCTCTCCCGCATCCGATTCCGGCGTATCCGATTCCGGTCGCCCTGCTCCGTCGAGCCTGTGGCGGAATCCCGACTTCCGCAGACTTTGGCTGGGTCAGACAGCCTCCCAACTCGGTGAACACGCAAGTCTGGTGGTTCTGCCGCTCTTCGCCGTCCTGACGCTCCATGCCAGTGCAGGCCAGCTGGGCGCCCTGCGTGCGGTGGGACAGGCGCCGATCCTGTTGCTCTCGCTCTTCGTCGGCGCGTGGGTGGACAGGTGGCGGACCCGCACGACCATGGTGCTCACGGACATCGGCCGGGCTCTGGCACTGGCCGCCGCGGCCCTGGCCGGCTTCGGCGGCTGGTTGGGCCTGCCCCTCCTCCTTGCGCTCGCCTTCGCCGTCGGGGCCCTGTCCGTGTTCTTCGACGTGGCCTACCAGGCGTCTCTCGTACGGCTGGTGGAACGCGACCAACTGGTGCGGGGCAACAGCGCGCTCGAGGGCAGCCGTTCCGCGGCGCAGATCGGCGGTCCCGCGCTCGGCGGCACGTTGGTGTCGCTGCTGTCGGCGCCGCTTGCCGCCGCCTCCAGCGCGATGTTCTTCGCGCTGTCGTTCCTGTCGATCCGGCGAATCCGCCGATCCGAGTCGCTCCCGGACCGCCCGGGGCACCCGCACCCCCCTCGGGTCTGGCGGCAAATCCATGAGGGCCTGCGTTTCGTCGCCGGCAGTACAGCGCTGCGGACCGTGTGCCTGGCCTCAGCCGCCTTCCAGTTCTCGTTCGCGGCCATGATGACCGTCTATCTGCTCTTCCTTCCGCGGGAACTGCATCTGTCGGGCACCGTCGTAGGGCTGGCGCTTGCGGCGGCAGGACCGGGTGCGCTGCTGGGCTCACTGCTGGCCGCGCGCCTGCCGAGCCGCTTCGGTCATGGCGCGGTGCTCGTGGGTGCGGCGGCACTCGGCGACGGCGCGTTTCTGTGGGTGCCGGCGCTGCACGGCTCCTCCGCCGCAACGGTCGCCGCACTCCTTGCGATCGGCTTCGTGTTCGGGTTCGGCGGCCAGCTGGTGAATGTCACGGTCATGGCCGTCCGGCAGGCCGTCACTCCGGACGGGATGCAGGGCCGCGCGGCCGCGACGATCACGTTCGTCGGCGGGGGACTGACCCCGCTCGGTTCCCTGCTCGGCGGGTTCCTCGCGGAGGAGTGGGGGCTGCGCACAAGTCTCCTGGTGACGGCGGCAGGCATGATGCTGTCCCCGGTGATCATGGCGCTGTCCCCGCTCGCCCTCCTGGGGCGGGAGCTTCCCGTCGCGCACGGCGCACCGGCCTTCAACTCGAAGGGCGACTCGCGCCGGTGCGGGGCTTGGTGGCGTGGACGATCGCGGAGTGCATCCCGTCGGCGACCGGGTGGGTCGGGGTGA
- a CDS encoding DUF899 domain-containing protein — protein MTSMANLPEVVSREEWVAARRELLAEEKELTRARDRVNAERRRLPMVRVDKPYTFEGPDGQVALLDLFEGRPQLVMHHFMWTYDIDADGTEHPRDTGCSSCSSAADQIPAGLRQLHVRNTTLAAVSRAPYAKLAAYRARMGWTFPWYSSAGSDFNYDFHSTVDDRVAPVEVDQRTEAELAEAGTPWSEAMRGDYPGISAFLRVGDDVFHTYSTFGRGIEEFHNGYPHLDLTALGRQEVWEEPKGRAEPLGMQVGGPGLRLPDEYDA, from the coding sequence ATGACTTCGATGGCGAACCTGCCGGAGGTGGTGTCGCGCGAGGAGTGGGTCGCCGCCCGTAGGGAGTTGTTGGCCGAGGAGAAGGAACTGACGCGGGCCCGTGACCGGGTCAACGCCGAGCGGCGGCGGCTGCCCATGGTGCGCGTCGACAAGCCGTACACCTTCGAGGGGCCGGACGGGCAGGTCGCTCTGCTCGATCTGTTCGAGGGGCGGCCCCAGCTCGTCATGCACCACTTCATGTGGACCTACGACATCGACGCGGACGGCACCGAACACCCCCGCGACACGGGCTGCTCGAGCTGTTCCTCCGCGGCCGACCAGATCCCCGCCGGGCTGCGGCAGCTGCACGTCCGTAACACGACGCTCGCCGCGGTGAGCCGGGCGCCGTACGCGAAGCTCGCCGCGTACCGGGCGCGCATGGGGTGGACGTTCCCCTGGTATTCCTCGGCCGGCAGCGACTTCAACTACGACTTCCACTCCACCGTCGACGACCGGGTCGCACCGGTCGAGGTCGACCAGCGCACCGAGGCCGAGCTGGCCGAGGCCGGAACGCCGTGGTCGGAGGCCATGCGCGGCGACTATCCGGGCATCAGCGCGTTTCTGCGCGTCGGGGACGACGTCTTCCACACCTACTCCACGTTCGGCCGCGGTATCGAGGAGTTCCACAACGGCTACCCGCACCTCGACCTCACCGCGCTCGGCCGCCAGGAGGTGTGGGAGGAGCCGAAGGGCCGCGCGGAACCGCTCGGCATGCAGGTCGGCGGACCCGGTCTGCGACTGCCCGACGAGTACGACGCCTGA
- a CDS encoding SRPBCC family protein, protein MNPEPTGQLVPTPTGYDLIITRTYRAPVDDVWASVTEPERTARWFGPWRGEAGPGRTVEVQLVFEESAPWYPMRIEACEPPYRLAVVTDDAVGSWSLELLLAEADGTTELRLVHHLTSTEQLGETGPGWEYYLDMLTAARTGGPQPEFDQYYPSQKAYFESLK, encoded by the coding sequence ATGAACCCTGAACCCACCGGGCAGCTCGTACCCACCCCGACGGGGTACGACCTGATCATCACCCGCACCTACCGCGCCCCGGTCGACGACGTCTGGGCGAGTGTCACCGAACCGGAACGCACCGCCCGCTGGTTCGGCCCCTGGCGCGGCGAGGCAGGACCCGGCCGGACCGTCGAGGTGCAGCTGGTGTTCGAGGAGTCGGCCCCCTGGTACCCGATGCGGATCGAAGCCTGCGAACCGCCGTACCGGCTCGCCGTCGTGACGGATGACGCCGTCGGCTCCTGGTCCCTGGAGCTGCTCCTGGCCGAGGCCGACGGCACGACCGAGCTCCGGCTGGTCCACCACCTCACCTCCACCGAACAGCTCGGCGAGACCGGCCCGGGCTGGGAGTACTACCTGGACATGCTCACCGCCGCCCGCACGGGCGGGCCCCAGCCGGAGTTCGATCAGTACTACCCGTCGCAGAAGGCGTACTTCGAGTCCCTGAAGTAG
- a CDS encoding MHYT domain-containing protein: MEGTVDGFRYGAVTPVAAYLMACLGGALGLRCIVRSLLDEQSWKPGWLALGAASIGCGIWTMHFIAMIGFEVEETRIRYDAGLTVLSLAVAIVVVGIGVFIVGYLGASRGTLAGAGVVTGLGVAAMHYLGMAALRLGGSIRYDTFTVGLSVLIAILAATAALWAAVTIRGFLTSLGASLVMGVAVSGMHYTGMSAVSVHLHGTTGASWAGDSPSSLLLPMLLGPIVFLVLAGVVVMFDPLLVLGEGERSRPGTARQPGTARRPGTRQQPDRDPGFRAPARTPQPNREPYARKW, from the coding sequence ATGGAAGGCACGGTTGACGGGTTCCGCTATGGTGCGGTGACCCCGGTGGCGGCCTATTTGATGGCCTGCTTGGGAGGGGCGTTAGGACTGCGGTGCATCGTCCGGTCCTTGCTCGACGAACAGTCGTGGAAACCCGGTTGGCTGGCGCTCGGCGCCGCGTCGATCGGCTGCGGCATCTGGACGATGCACTTCATCGCCATGATCGGCTTCGAGGTCGAGGAGACCCGGATCCGCTACGACGCCGGTCTCACCGTCCTCAGCCTCGCCGTGGCGATCGTGGTGGTCGGCATCGGCGTGTTCATCGTGGGCTACCTGGGCGCGAGCAGAGGCACGCTGGCCGGCGCGGGCGTCGTCACCGGACTCGGTGTGGCGGCCATGCACTATCTGGGCATGGCCGCGCTGCGCCTCGGCGGCAGCATCCGGTACGACACGTTCACGGTGGGACTCTCCGTCCTGATCGCGATCCTCGCCGCGACCGCCGCTCTGTGGGCGGCCGTCACCATCCGCGGCTTCCTGACCAGTCTCGGCGCCAGCCTGGTCATGGGCGTGGCCGTGTCCGGGATGCACTACACCGGCATGTCCGCCGTCAGCGTCCATCTGCACGGCACGACCGGCGCGTCCTGGGCGGGCGACTCGCCCTCCTCGCTGCTGCTCCCCATGCTCCTGGGACCGATCGTCTTCCTCGTCCTGGCCGGCGTGGTGGTGATGTTCGACCCGCTGCTGGTCCTCGGCGAGGGCGAGCGCAGCCGGCCCGGCACAGCACGCCAGCCCGGCACGGCCCGGCGGCCCGGCACCCGGCAACAGCCCGACCGCGACCCCGGGTTCAGGGCCCCTGCCCGCACCCCGCAGCCCAACCGGGAGCCGTACGCCCGCAAGTGGTGA
- a CDS encoding LLM class flavin-dependent oxidoreductase yields MPSTSRPLRKLGFLTIGLFDEADPRRGHESTLEIIELGERLGFDSAWLRNRHLQYGISSPVAVLAAASQRTSRIELGTAVIPLGWENPLRLAEDLATVDLLSGGRLNPGVSVGPPMHYDRVKEALYPDTADAEDFGYERVRRLLDFVRGRPATDFSGAEGFEMFSARVQPQSPGLGSRMWYGGGSPSSAQWAGEHGMNFLTSSVVKAEGPEDTAAAPDFAQIQLSHIRAFRSRHPDGENARVSQGLVVIPTDSATPKQRAKYEEYVAERTPRTTSPQGPARLLFAPDLVGSSQEIAERLHAHAAFREVDEVAFALPFTFEHEDYVQILTDLADRLGPALGWRPGR; encoded by the coding sequence ATGCCGTCGACCTCACGCCCGCTGCGCAAGCTGGGCTTCCTCACCATCGGGCTCTTCGACGAGGCGGATCCACGCCGGGGCCACGAGTCCACGCTGGAGATCATCGAGCTGGGCGAACGGCTCGGCTTCGACAGCGCGTGGCTCCGCAACCGTCATCTCCAGTACGGCATCTCCTCCCCCGTCGCCGTCCTGGCGGCGGCCTCCCAGCGCACCAGCCGGATCGAACTGGGCACCGCGGTCATCCCGCTCGGCTGGGAGAACCCGCTGCGGCTGGCGGAGGACCTGGCGACGGTCGACCTCCTGTCCGGCGGCCGCCTCAACCCGGGCGTGAGCGTGGGCCCGCCGATGCACTACGACCGGGTCAAGGAGGCCCTCTACCCGGACACGGCCGACGCCGAGGACTTCGGGTACGAGCGGGTGCGAAGGCTGCTGGACTTCGTGCGGGGCAGGCCGGCCACGGACTTCAGCGGGGCCGAGGGCTTTGAAATGTTCTCGGCCCGGGTGCAGCCCCAGTCCCCCGGCCTCGGCAGCCGTATGTGGTACGGCGGCGGCAGCCCGAGTTCCGCCCAGTGGGCCGGCGAGCACGGGATGAACTTCCTGACCAGCAGCGTCGTCAAGGCGGAGGGACCCGAGGACACGGCGGCGGCACCGGACTTCGCGCAGATCCAGCTCTCCCACATCCGCGCCTTCCGCTCCCGCCATCCCGACGGCGAGAACGCCCGCGTCTCCCAGGGGCTCGTCGTCATCCCCACCGACTCCGCCACGCCGAAGCAGCGTGCGAAGTACGAGGAGTACGTCGCCGAGCGCACCCCGCGGACCACGTCACCGCAAGGTCCGGCCCGACTGTTGTTCGCGCCGGACCTGGTCGGCAGTTCGCAGGAGATCGCCGAACGCCTCCACGCCCACGCCGCGTTCCGCGAGGTGGACGAGGTGGCGTTCGCGCTGCCCTTCACCTTCGAGCACGAGGACTATGTGCAGATCCTCACCGACCTCGCTGACCGGCTCGGGCCGGCGCTGGGGTGGCGCCCGGGACGATGA
- a CDS encoding ankyrin repeat domain-containing protein: MDGTELVAAVRRGDAEAVRARLESGAAPDTVTDDGLPVLCLALTAFDAGVAQALVEGGADPDRLLPDGTTPLVRAVEGGSPAMVEAVLGREPRLRLPEADGSDCWPWPGACTSRAPRTNSGAVRARPAPPTGSGCSTTSTTTWSS; this comes from the coding sequence TTGGACGGTACGGAGCTCGTCGCGGCGGTGCGACGCGGGGACGCGGAGGCCGTGAGGGCCCGGTTGGAGTCGGGAGCCGCCCCGGACACGGTCACCGACGACGGGCTGCCGGTGCTGTGTCTCGCGCTCACCGCCTTTGACGCCGGCGTCGCACAAGCACTCGTCGAGGGCGGCGCGGATCCGGACAGGCTGCTGCCGGACGGCACGACTCCGCTGGTCCGGGCGGTCGAGGGCGGCTCACCGGCGATGGTGGAAGCCGTCCTGGGCCGGGAGCCGCGGCTCCGCCTGCCCGAGGCGGACGGGAGCGACTGCTGGCCCTGGCCCGGCGCTTGCACGAGTCGGGCGCCGAGGACGAACTCCGGCGCAGTACGGGCGCGTCCGGCCCCGCCCACCGGGTCCGGGTGCTCGACGACGAGTACGACCACGTGGAGCAGCTGA
- the arsM gene encoding arsenite methyltransferase, producing the protein MPEQSTDLRETVRIRYAAAAVQVTEGGTACCGPQPVEVDENFGSTLYAADERDALPAEAVAASLGCGNPTAVAELREGDRVLDLGSGGGIDVLLSARRVGPTGKAYGLDMTDEMLQLALANAAKAGATNVEFLKGSIESIPLPADTLDVVISNCVINLSVDKPAVFAETFRVLRPGGRIGVSDVVADDTLTPEQRAERGDYVGCIAGALSFAEYRQGLEAAGFTDVEITPTHPVADGMHSAIVHATKPRTGASRPSS; encoded by the coding sequence ATGCCCGAGCAGTCCACTGACCTGCGTGAAACCGTCCGCATCCGATACGCCGCAGCCGCCGTACAGGTCACCGAGGGCGGCACCGCCTGTTGCGGGCCGCAGCCCGTCGAGGTCGACGAGAACTTCGGCTCCACCCTCTACGCCGCCGACGAACGCGACGCCCTGCCCGCCGAAGCGGTGGCCGCCTCCCTCGGCTGCGGCAACCCCACGGCCGTCGCCGAACTCCGTGAGGGCGACCGCGTCCTCGACCTCGGCTCGGGCGGCGGCATCGACGTCCTGCTCTCCGCCCGCCGCGTCGGCCCCACCGGCAAGGCGTACGGGCTGGACATGACCGACGAGATGCTCCAACTCGCGCTCGCCAACGCCGCGAAGGCGGGCGCGACCAACGTCGAGTTCCTCAAGGGCAGCATCGAATCGATCCCCCTGCCCGCGGACACCCTCGACGTGGTGATCTCCAACTGCGTGATCAACCTGTCCGTCGACAAGCCCGCCGTCTTCGCCGAGACGTTCCGCGTCCTCAGGCCCGGCGGCCGTATCGGCGTCTCCGACGTGGTCGCCGACGACACGCTCACCCCGGAGCAGCGGGCCGAGCGCGGCGACTACGTCGGCTGCATCGCCGGCGCGCTGTCCTTCGCCGAATACCGGCAGGGTCTGGAGGCCGCGGGGTTCACGGACGTCGAGATCACCCCGACCCACCCGGTCGCCGACGGGATGCACTCCGCGATCGTCCACGCCACCAAGCCCCGCACCGGCGCGAGTCGCCCTTCGAGTTGA
- a CDS encoding arginase family protein — MQELVIIEAPSVLGLRPSGVQDLPRALLDAGLPDGLDAVRAGRVEPPAYDPTRDPGTGVLNPQAIAEYSVRLADAVGDVLDSGRFPVVLGGDCSILLGNLLALRRRGRHGLLFLDGHTDFYQPSAEPYGEAASMDLALATGRGPRLLTDLEGRGPLLRDEDVVALGFRDADESAQAGMQPLPPELEAIDLDGVRAAGAATAARGAVERLTAGASTGFWVHLDVDVLDDAIMPAVDYRLPGGLTWEELESVLRTALADPRAVGLDVTIFDPRLDPDGTIATRLAECLRRGLSARTDRVRD; from the coding sequence ATGCAGGAGCTCGTGATCATCGAGGCACCGTCCGTCCTCGGTCTGCGGCCGTCCGGGGTCCAGGACCTGCCGAGGGCCCTGCTCGACGCCGGCCTGCCGGACGGTCTCGACGCGGTGCGGGCCGGCCGCGTCGAACCGCCGGCCTACGACCCGACGCGGGACCCCGGCACCGGAGTCCTCAACCCCCAGGCCATCGCGGAGTACTCCGTCCGCCTCGCCGACGCCGTCGGCGACGTCCTCGACAGCGGTCGTTTCCCCGTAGTCCTCGGCGGAGACTGCAGCATCCTGCTCGGCAACCTCCTCGCCCTGCGCCGCCGCGGACGCCACGGCCTGCTGTTCCTCGACGGCCACACCGACTTCTACCAGCCCTCGGCCGAGCCGTACGGTGAAGCGGCCTCGATGGACCTCGCCCTGGCCACCGGCCGCGGCCCCCGGCTGCTCACCGACCTGGAGGGCCGCGGCCCTCTGCTGCGCGACGAGGACGTCGTGGCCCTCGGCTTCCGCGACGCGGACGAGTCGGCCCAGGCCGGCATGCAGCCCCTTCCCCCCGAGCTGGAGGCGATCGACCTCGACGGCGTGCGCGCGGCCGGCGCCGCCACGGCAGCGCGCGGCGCGGTCGAACGGCTCACTGCCGGCGCGAGTACCGGGTTCTGGGTCCACCTCGACGTCGACGTCCTGGACGACGCGATCATGCCGGCCGTGGACTACCGCCTGCCCGGCGGGCTGACCTGGGAAGAGCTGGAGAGTGTGCTGCGGACGGCCCTGGCCGACCCGCGAGCCGTAGGACTCGACGTCACGATCTTCGACCCTCGTCTGGACCCCGACGGCACCATCGCCACCCGGCTGGCCGAGTGTCTGCGCCGGGGGCTGTCGGCACGGACGGATCGGGTACGCGACTGA
- a CDS encoding dienelactone hydrolase family protein, whose translation MTSVQGTDVDVPTEDGAADAYLAHPGDGLPRPGVLLYQDAFGLRPQLRSMADRLAGAGYAVLVPNVFYRHGRSPVFDLPEFIDPATRPGLFDSIGPVMQSLTPELAVRDAGAYLRWMAERPEFADGPVALTGYCMGARLALRTAGAYPERVAAAAGFHGGQLATDAPDSPHLAAEHVTAELYFGHADADHSMPREQMERLAAALTEAGVRHRYEVYEGAHHGYTQADTAAYDKAADERHWAALLDLLKRTF comes from the coding sequence ATGACCTCCGTACAGGGAACAGACGTGGACGTCCCCACCGAGGACGGTGCAGCCGACGCCTACCTGGCCCACCCGGGCGACGGACTTCCCCGGCCGGGCGTCCTCCTCTACCAGGACGCCTTCGGGCTGCGTCCGCAGCTGCGGTCGATGGCCGACCGGCTCGCCGGCGCCGGGTACGCGGTCCTCGTGCCGAACGTCTTCTACCGGCACGGGCGCAGCCCGGTGTTCGATCTGCCCGAGTTCATCGACCCCGCCACGCGGCCCGGGCTGTTCGACAGCATCGGCCCGGTCATGCAGTCCCTGACGCCCGAGCTCGCCGTGCGCGACGCCGGCGCCTATCTGCGCTGGATGGCCGAACGGCCCGAGTTCGCCGACGGTCCCGTCGCCCTCACCGGCTACTGCATGGGCGCGCGGCTCGCCCTGCGCACCGCCGGTGCCTACCCGGAGCGGGTGGCCGCGGCGGCCGGTTTCCACGGCGGGCAGCTGGCGACCGACGCGCCGGACAGCCCGCATCTGGCCGCCGAACACGTCACCGCGGAGCTGTACTTCGGCCACGCCGACGCGGACCACTCGATGCCTCGGGAGCAGATGGAGCGCCTCGCCGCCGCGCTCACCGAGGCCGGCGTCCGCCACCGCTACGAGGTCTACGAAGGCGCCCACCACGGATACACGCAGGCCGACACCGCCGCGTACGACAAGGCCGCGGACGAGCGGCACTGGGCGGCGTTGCTCGATCTGCTGAAGCGGACGTTCTGA
- a CDS encoding metalloregulator ArsR/SmtB family transcription factor has protein sequence MDELTDLADAIADPVRREILVMLRHAPLTAGDIAAGFSISRPAVSRHLRVLRESGLVRDEQAGRHRRYSLNRSRLGPLTAWLAQFDTQRSGWSQRLAALETEVHRTRRDRTRSTPADAPRTEHQEDTA, from the coding sequence GTGGACGAACTGACGGACCTGGCCGACGCGATCGCCGATCCCGTGCGCCGGGAGATCCTGGTCATGTTGCGACACGCTCCGCTGACGGCGGGCGACATCGCCGCCGGGTTCTCCATCAGCCGGCCGGCGGTGAGCCGCCATCTGCGGGTGCTGCGCGAGAGCGGCCTCGTCCGGGACGAGCAGGCCGGACGCCATCGGCGCTACTCGCTCAACCGCTCCCGGCTGGGGCCTCTCACCGCCTGGCTCGCCCAGTTCGACACCCAGCGGTCCGGCTGGTCGCAGCGTCTCGCGGCGCTGGAGACCGAGGTCCACCGGACCCGCAGGGACCGCACCCGTTCGACCCCCGCCGACGCCCCGCGAACAGAGCACCAGGAGGACACGGCATGA
- a CDS encoding MFS transporter translates to MDGDRRGWLACVLSGAVFAVCMAGTTLPTPLYGHYQDKFGFSELTVTVVYAVYAFAVIGVLLLAGNASDAVGRRPVILTGLGFAAASAVCFLCATELGWLYAGRLLSGLSAGLLTGAATAYVMELAPQGGASRATFIATAANMGGLGCGPLLAGVLAQYAPWPLYLPFVVHLALVACAVAVLVRLPETVRERRSLRTVRPQRPSLPAQVRAVFGPAAIASFVGFALFGVFTAVSPAFLAESLHERNHAVSGLVVALAFFASTAGQLAVGPVGVGRSLPLGCAVLLGGLALLAGALWWDLLWLVVLSAIVGGVGQGLSFRGALSAIAAASPAERRAAVISTLFVVAYAGISVPVIGVGVLTEPMGLEGAGLVFIACMTVLVASAAAYLLRRPVAVGA, encoded by the coding sequence ATGGACGGTGATCGCCGAGGGTGGCTCGCGTGTGTGCTCAGCGGGGCGGTGTTCGCCGTGTGCATGGCGGGCACCACGCTGCCGACTCCGCTGTACGGCCACTACCAGGACAAGTTCGGGTTCTCCGAGCTGACGGTCACCGTCGTCTACGCCGTGTACGCCTTCGCCGTCATCGGCGTGCTGCTGCTGGCGGGCAATGCCTCGGACGCCGTGGGCAGGCGTCCGGTCATTCTGACGGGACTGGGATTCGCGGCCGCGAGTGCCGTCTGCTTCCTGTGCGCCACGGAGCTGGGCTGGCTGTACGCGGGACGGCTGCTGTCGGGGCTGTCCGCCGGTCTGCTCACCGGGGCCGCGACGGCGTACGTGATGGAGCTGGCCCCGCAAGGCGGCGCCTCCCGGGCCACCTTCATCGCGACCGCCGCCAACATGGGCGGGCTGGGCTGCGGTCCGCTGCTCGCAGGAGTGCTGGCGCAGTACGCTCCGTGGCCGCTGTACCTGCCGTTCGTCGTGCACCTCGCGCTCGTGGCGTGCGCGGTCGCCGTGCTGGTGCGGCTTCCGGAGACCGTACGGGAGCGGCGGTCACTGCGTACGGTGCGGCCGCAACGGCCCAGCCTGCCCGCGCAGGTGCGGGCGGTGTTCGGGCCGGCGGCGATCGCCTCGTTCGTGGGTTTCGCGCTGTTCGGGGTATTCACTGCGGTCAGCCCGGCGTTCCTGGCCGAGTCCCTCCACGAACGGAATCACGCCGTCAGCGGGCTGGTCGTGGCGCTGGCCTTCTTCGCCTCGACCGCCGGGCAACTGGCCGTCGGCCCGGTCGGAGTGGGGCGATCGCTGCCGCTGGGCTGCGCCGTCCTCCTCGGTGGGCTGGCGCTGCTCGCGGGCGCACTGTGGTGGGACCTGCTGTGGCTGGTCGTGCTGAGCGCGATCGTCGGCGGGGTCGGACAGGGGCTGTCGTTCCGCGGGGCACTGTCCGCGATCGCCGCGGCGTCTCCGGCGGAGCGGCGCGCCGCGGTGATCTCGACGTTGTTCGTGGTGGCCTACGCGGGCATCTCGGTTCCGGTGATCGGTGTGGGCGTCCTGACCGAACCGATGGGGTTGGAGGGCGCGGGCCTGGTGTTCATCGCCTGCATGACCGTCCTGGTTGCGAGCGCGGCCGCCTATCTGCTGCGACGGCCGGTAGCGGTGGGGGCCTGA
- a CDS encoding alpha/beta fold hydrolase has translation MSHPAQTTDVTHRLVPAPAGRLHLAEAGTGPLVLLVHGFPESWYSWRHQLPALAAAGYRAVAIDVRGYGRSSRPEAVDSYRMLELVKDNVAVVEALGERSAVIVGHDWGATIAATSALLRPDVFRAVGLLSVPYTPPGGPKPSEVFAHMGGPDEFYVSYFQQPGRAEAEIEPDVRGWLAGFYAALSADTQPAADAPDPHFVGPGGTLRDRFPAGRLPAWLDESDLDVYAGEFERTGMTGALNRYRNMDRDWTDLAGHTGAPVTQPSLFLGGALDASTTWLADAIKAYPATLPGLRSSHVLDGCGHWIQQERPKETNALLTDWLASLPSPESA, from the coding sequence ATGTCGCACCCCGCCCAGACGACGGACGTCACACACCGCCTGGTACCCGCCCCCGCCGGAAGGCTCCATCTCGCGGAAGCGGGGACGGGACCGCTCGTCCTCCTCGTGCACGGCTTCCCGGAGTCCTGGTACTCGTGGCGCCACCAGCTGCCGGCACTGGCCGCGGCCGGATACCGCGCGGTCGCCATCGACGTGCGCGGCTACGGTCGCTCCTCCAGGCCGGAGGCGGTGGACTCGTACCGGATGCTGGAGCTGGTGAAGGACAACGTCGCCGTGGTGGAAGCCCTCGGTGAGCGGTCCGCAGTGATCGTCGGGCACGACTGGGGCGCGACCATCGCCGCGACCTCCGCGCTGCTGCGACCCGACGTGTTCCGCGCGGTCGGGCTGCTGAGCGTGCCCTACACCCCGCCCGGCGGCCCGAAGCCGAGCGAGGTCTTCGCGCACATGGGCGGCCCGGACGAGTTCTACGTCTCCTACTTCCAGCAGCCCGGTCGGGCCGAGGCCGAGATCGAGCCGGACGTCCGAGGCTGGCTCGCGGGCTTCTACGCCGCCCTGTCCGCCGACACCCAGCCGGCCGCAGACGCCCCGGACCCGCACTTCGTCGGGCCCGGCGGCACGCTGCGGGACAGGTTCCCCGCCGGCCGGCTGCCCGCCTGGCTCGACGAGTCGGACCTGGACGTCTACGCGGGAGAGTTCGAACGCACCGGCATGACCGGCGCCCTGAACCGCTACCGGAACATGGACCGCGACTGGACCGATCTGGCCGGCCACACCGGCGCCCCCGTCACCCAGCCCTCGCTGTTCCTCGGCGGCGCACTGGACGCTTCGACCACCTGGCTGGCCGACGCGATCAAGGCCTATCCCGCGACCCTGCCCGGCCTGCGCTCCTCACACGTCCTCGACGGTTGCGGCCACTGGATCCAGCAGGAACGCCCCAAGGAGACCAACGCACTGCTGACCGACTGGCTCGCTTCCCTGCCGTCCCCCGAAAGCGCGTAG
- a CDS encoding ArsR/SmtB family transcription factor — MSKQELAVIGQDTDGNCCGPLASAPLADERAAELAKVFKALGDPVRLRLLSMIASREGGEVCVCEMTPAFDLSQPTISHHLKLLRQAGLIDCERRGTWVYYWVLPGALDNLAGFLTTPRTAQAPA, encoded by the coding sequence ATGTCGAAACAAGAGCTCGCGGTGATCGGCCAGGACACGGACGGCAACTGCTGCGGCCCACTCGCGTCCGCGCCCCTGGCCGACGAGCGGGCTGCGGAGCTGGCCAAGGTATTCAAGGCGCTCGGGGACCCGGTCCGACTGCGTCTGCTGTCAATGATCGCGTCCCGGGAGGGCGGCGAGGTCTGCGTCTGTGAGATGACACCCGCGTTCGACCTGTCCCAGCCGACGATCTCCCACCACCTCAAGCTGCTCCGCCAGGCCGGCCTGATCGACTGCGAACGCCGTGGCACGTGGGTCTACTACTGGGTGCTGCCGGGCGCCCTGGACAACCTCGCCGGATTCCTCACCACGCCGCGGACCGCACAGGCGCCCGCCTGA